TAATAACAATAACGTATTTCCTGTAGCGAGATCTCGTGTCGGAAGAACTCTTGTAAACGTAAAACCGCGCGCGACTTCTTTTCTGCAGCGTATGCAAATTGTTTTATTTGTAAACGCGATGAAAACGTTTCTTCGTCATCGTTGTCGTATCGTGCCTAATTAAAAATGACGAAACAGAAAAATCTTCTCGGTGACAGTTTTATCGTCGGTTATAATACACGTATTAGTAATACGATGTTGGTTCGATATCCCTCTCCCCGGCATGATGTAAGTGCTCGACGATAAAGTTTTCATGGCAGATCGTTGGTCGGTCTCGAGCTGCTGTTTATAAGAGGAATTTATCAGAAGGTTTCGTTTATCGGGACGGACAGTCGGGTCAGACAGTCGGTGGAGACACGAGCGAGCGAAACACGCACACGCGGCACTGCGTGCAGCTGTACGCGAAATTGATGCCGTGCCGCCCGCCCATTTGCAATTTCTACGTAAGAAGGCGCGCTAGTTATTACCGGACTGATCGATCAAAAGTTCTGCCTTTGGAAAAAACGGTGTAACGATAAACTAAACCGTCGGCCGATACTACCACCGCTACGAATCCATCATCGCTGCCGGGTAAATAAAGCAACGTGTATGCCTCGATTAACGAGCTACGGAATTTGCTTCTGATTAGCGCGTCTTACGATATATGCCGCGGTTTAGCCACTTTGACGGTCGATCGTGTATTTTACCAGTGTTTTCTTTCAGAATGTCTGTAACGCGCATGCGCGTTGTGCTCGGCATACTTTGCCTACGATACAACGATATTTACGTAAAAACATTTCGAGTATCACCGGCACACTGAATTAAACGTTGGAAAATAACGTTCGCGTTTAATGCGCGCGTTATGCGTGAAAGTTTGCAAATTACGCGATAGATTACGTAAGATAAAGAGTTAAAAGATTAACTAGCAGCGGAAATGCGACGTTtcgtttatctttttaaacgcgtTCTAACACATGGCACTCTGAGATTTAATACTGTTCGTTGCGAGCAGAGGGAACAACAGGTGGTTAAAATCGATGTTGCGTTTAGTCGCGTTACGACTGTTAATGATACGTGTGTTAATGATCAGTGTGAAATGGACGTGCATGCACGGCTGTCTAGGCAGTCGAAACGAAGCAGAAGCTTTTATCGTGACGAAGAGAGTGAATTTTCTTTCTGCCCTCTCAAAGTTCAAAGGTTCGACCGATAATACGTTCACTCGCCCGACATCGCTTAACTGATAAGAAATCTGCCTTGCttatttatatttgatatttgataTAACCACGTGTCCGATACTTTTGTGCGTTATCGCGCTTCCTTTTATGCTCGAGTTCCTCTTCGGATTTTATTGACAATTTCATCgcaaaaaagaattttttatcgAAAATGTTTGCTTTACGAGGAACGTAAACCCGAACATTCAGACAGATCggaaaaacaaacaaattgTTTTCATTTATCAGTGGAACCTCTGTCTTGTTGCATGTTCGACGGAAACGTGACCAATGTacgtttaaaataaatacacgaaaaatattttttatatacgcTTATGCATCtatttatgtatgtatgtatactgtATTTTTGTATCGCAATTTTATCCGAGCTATCCGACCGACGGTATCACGGATTCCTAGCCtatcgactagattttttacgttCGTGCTGCCATCTCGTGGAAACGCtcagaaatattttaaacgcAGACGTTTGTATTCTCTTTCTGGCGTATCAATTGTTCGATGCATATTTCGTTGtatacataaatcgataaatgAATGAAAACACCTGCTAGATCGCAACGATTCTATGACTAATGATCAATTTGTAAAGTACACTTAACGACATTAAGAGACTTGCGTGTTATAAACGCTACAGAGATGAATAGGGAGATCGCCTATACAATGTTAAAAAAGTCAGCCAACAAATGCGCACTAAGAATAAAGGCCTCTGGTGGCCAACGACCGAAATATACGCACGCTTCTTCTTCGACGGTCTTGGCGGGAGAAACGGACGTATGTACGGCGTGAGGGGAAGTGTACATTCGTACCGGCACAGCGACCAGCGAAGGATAAAGAAGAATACACATAATAATTGCTTAGAAGATTAATtggtaattaaaaataaattgcttTTTTTGAATTGAGTATAGAACTGCCACTTCGGTGAGGGCAGTGGGACAGAAACGACAATCAGCATATCATAAGTAGCCAGATCATTAAAAAATGATCGCGAAATTGTGTCACTTCGTATGTTATCGTGTGCTCTCTTGATACGAAATCCCAAAACTGGTCGGAAAAGTTTTTGCTCTCCGGTTTTCTCATAGAATGACGACGTTGTTACTAGAAATTTCAGAAGGATTCGAATACCTTTTACGCGAGGGTGTCGGAAGGATTTTGAATTATTAAACGCTTTGTTCATTTGCAAAATAAGATTGTTTTATTTACTTCCATTTGCAGATTTACAATAATCTTCTATAAATTTGACTTCTTTGTTCGACCGATGGATCTAGAACGAGTCTTTTCTCACAAAAGCGACGAGAATTACGTGAAAATCGTAGTCATAGTAATGGGCGTAACGTTCTATCGCTTTTTTTTCGAATCGCACTATAGAGTAAGCGCTTACTTTCGGGTAACTCTGTACGGCTCGGTACGAACGCACATTTCTCCACTCGCCGTGTATGCTCCCACCAAAAGCATCGGGCGAAGAAATGTGCGTATAGTTCGACCGTTTGACCGTTAGAGGCGGTAATTCGTGGAGCGTACCTTTGGCCAAATTTCTGTCATGCTCATTGACAACCATCCTACTCACTCATCTCTGGGCACTATCTGAATGAACTTAGTTAATTTTTGTAGCAGACGAAAAACATAACCTTTTATTTCAAGATACTCGTTTCTTGTTAAAAGTTCGAATGAATTAGAATAAAGGTTATTTATTGCCGTATGCATAATGGCGAATGACAGGGAGGTACTGAGAGAAATTTGGGATGGTAAAATTCCTGTTTGTTTTACGCTTGATTCCGAGGAAATATGTGAATTACAAGGACCCGACCCATTTTATCTTATGGTGCCTAGGTTAAGTTATTTCCCACTATGCACAGATAAggtaaataaataacataaataatataaaagatataagTAAAATGCTATCAGTAACAATTATCTCTATAATGTTTAATTGATCCATTTtacacattttttttttattagatacGAAAACATTTTATAAGACATATACAAAGTGACAGTAAGCAGGAGCATGAGATGTGGTTAGAATTTAACGGTATCCCCCTAAAGTGGCACTATCCAATTGGTGTTCTTTTGGACATCTATTCCAATGACGTTGAATTGCCTTGGAATATCGTCGTTCATTTTGACAGGTTCCCAGAAAATGTGCTGATGCACTGTCAAAATAAGTGAGTATATTCAGAAATAATCGAATATCTGTTTCTAATAAGATACTTGATTCGACGAGACGTTTGAATTTCAATTATAGAGAAGTAGTGGAAGCATATTTTCTCTCCTGTGTAAAGGAAGCAGATGTATTAAAGCACAGAAGCCAGGTTGTATCCAGTATGCAAAAGAAAGATCACAATCAATTATGGTCTGGTTTACTCAATGATAAGTTTGATCAATTCTGGTCTGTAAATCGAAAACTTATGGAGGCTAGTAACACGGAGGAAGGTTTTAAGTACATACCATTTCGTTGTTATATAAGCGAAGACAAATATGTACAAAAACTTGTAAAACCTGTAAATGAGGAAGGCCAAAGGAAGACGTTAAGGCATTTGCTGAACGAAGTATTCCCAGACAATGAAAatggtaaatatttattttgtttgtGAATATTTTGAGTTTTATGTGTTTGTTTTTTTATATAGTTACAGTGTTCACTCATGGTATTAGCCCACCTTTGGAAACACCCCTCCAATGGATGTCAGAACACATGAGCTATCCTGACAATTTTTTACATTTAGTCGTGACATCATAACCCACGATGAAACAGCCAATTGACTAATTATCAATGAAATCGTGAGTTAAGTGCTGGTTTCTCTTACCAGTATTACTGGTATTCTAATCAAGATCGCTATACTACGGGTCTTTTTAATATTATGTGCTTTgtcgtatatttattttatacgaagTCATAAATGACCCTCTAATTTTTCCTGGATGATATCGGTTAAACGCAAAGCTGTTACTGTTGCTTATATTCTTGTAACGCACGAACATACTCAAACTCTGTCGTAACGTTGGACGGCAACGTTGGACTTGTGCTAAAATCGAATCGATATTGGACCACGTTTATTATAGATCGATCGGATTGTAATTCAATTCACAATATTGTATCCGGAaggaaatatattgtataaatataattatataaatatttaaagaatcatTTATGTATATAAACGTATTAATTGCTATTGTATTGGATATCGTATAAAATCAATGTGAATATCTTAAGTAGGAAATGAAACGAGGATTGATTGCTGTCTTACtcgaagaaaaaagggaaatgAAACATTAAAGACGCTAAACTATAAAATAGAGACATGGTCGTTTAATTTACAATCGAGAACCATAATTGGGTCATAAATTAGTTTATTGCACAGCTATCTCGAGGCTTTCGATATATCCTTGATATTTGTGAGGATATGGTACTGTCGTTACGAGTTGCCAAAGAGCCGACTGGTCTCCGCACAATAACAGGGTGGTTTCCGTAGCTACTATATTCCATGGTTCTGCGACTCGTCCCAAAAGTTAAATAGTTAACAAGTTCCTTTTTACTTTGTTGCTCCTGAAATGTAGAGATTTAcgagacattgaaataattattactcGGAACAATGTACAAAACCATATACAATGTGTTcttaaaatacaatttatgtatTAAAACGATTCTAAGTTGAGACAGAAGATCAATAAAATGTTGTTTCtatatttaattacaatttaaatatgACGTTTTTAATTGGTAGACCTGTGCgtcgtaaataaataattactttaaatatgatCAGAGCAGCGTCTTGGTATCTCTTGTGAATCTCTTCCTTGGTCACTACGGCCTTCACTTCGGGCGATACATAGCGCTCCGTCATTTACAACTCTTTTTTCAATGGTCTTTGTATAGGAAACCTGTAACACGTATCGATTTACAAATTACGATATACAAATGAGATCCGAGATTGATGAACGACATGACAATCGTCATAAAATGTCCTGTGTTTAACGAACCAGCAAAATCATCGATCGAAAGAAGCGTACGATCTGTCGCTCGAAAATTATTGTCTACCAAAAGAGAAGAGAGATAAAAGACAGTGGGGAAAAGAGGCATATTCCGAGGAGAACGAGAGAACGAAAACAAGCAGGAGAAACGATGGAGAGAAGGCACACGTTCGTCTAGGGTAAAAATAAACTCTGGCTGGACTTTCACAACGCAGTAAACGCTGTCTTCCAACTATTTTCAGAATTAATATTCTCTACTTTTTTTTTCCCCTCCTCTTTTTGATTAGCTACGCAATCTGGTCTTTTCTTTTTCCGTTTCTTGAGaaggattttctttttttccctcctTCAGCACTAAATTATCGTACAATCAAAATGATAATGGTTGAATGTTTCTgctatctttttctctttaacGTTTACGTCTAACAGATGACTCTACCGTGATTCTAATCGAGTTTGAGAACATGCAATCTATATACCGGTAAATTAAACACGATGCCCAGCTTTTTCAAACAACTTTGTTGTACGGACGATGGTTGATAAAATACGGTGCAGGTCGGCGGTTTCTAAAGTTGCTGACAATTTATAAGCAAGCACTGTCTGATGGTATCGGCGGACGGACAAGAAGTACACGGTAAGAATAATCAGCGAAACTTGAGACTTTGTCGTCACGCTGATCTTTAACTCGCAAACAGAGAAGACACGTTATTCGTCTATTGGAATGAAGCCAGAAACTTTTTGGTATCCCTTTCGAACTTCCGGTTGAGAACGCCAGACGCGTGGAATCCTGTCGTGAATTTTTTAGCGTTGTAGATAGCAGCTTATTACCTTTGAATGCGAAACGATTTAGCAAAAGATACGATGCTATGCAGTTGTACAACTTACTGAGAGGAAATTAACTGGGTCTACGCAATCGTAACTTTAATTCGAACAGATACATTTGCAAGGTTACACGATCGAAGTAAATATGTAACGTTAGTATGAATTTTCGTGCGCATATGCCACTGTACCCTTCCTAATTGCATTGTAGCAGTCGGTGACATTTATTGGCGTTGATTGAAGCGTTGCATCAGTCATACTTTGATTCAAGGTCTGTTTTGCGCGCACACGGTGGCCTCAATAAAAACGAATCGCGATTTAATATTAGGAACTTTCGATAAACATCGTTTATTCCTTAATACAGCCGAAATTGTCGGCTATAATGAACACCACTTACAAATAGAGTTATCGCGGATTTCATTTTCTTCCCATTTGCAGTGTTAATCATGCCATATGATTTTAAGCTAATTACGTACCGGGAGAACGCAATATGGCCTACAATAAGAACgataagatatttaataatcTTTCAAAAAACCGTAGAGAGAAGTATCGATAAATCAGTGCAACTATGCTACCACCGTCGATAACAAAAATGCCTGGATTATACGATTGACGTTAAGAGCTTCCATAAACCTGCAGAGGGATTCAAAACTTGTTTGATCAACGTCATTCGGGAcattacaattttaaataagCTGTTAAAGTCACATTTAAATAGGAATGCAACAATTAGTACAAGTTTATCGCACGAAACTAATCGCGCTTCCGGTTTAATTATCATGTATTCCAATCCAATTATACGTCTACTCTAGAGATATATAGGAATATATGTATTGCATCACATGCATGTATGCAACTGCCCGCGCTACATTTTTTAGCCCCTGCTACATAAGTTCAAGGAAACGGTCAATAAAAACAGCAATTCAATCTTTCTCCTCGCATTAGCCTGTTGCATTAACGGTGATTTATAAATAAACATGTAGTCTTTATATTGTAAAAAGACTCGTCGAATTTTAAGAATGAGAAGACATTTAGCGATTCGAAAAAAcaactacaagttaaagatctTTTACGTCATTTATCGACACAAGTGCATAGCCGATGAACAGCAACTGCATGGCGTGCAGGCAGGCGTGCGATTGCGTGCCTAGAAAGTTTAGCGAGTACGTGTGCGATCGTCGATCCTCGGATACTACCAATCAACCACGATAACGGAAACAATGCATCGGTTGCATCGATTGCAGATCGCACGACTGTATGAGTGTGCATCCGACGTGACTACTTTCAGTATACGAATCACTAAGTTGACTTGTCCTTATCTTCGATATGACTTCAGTCCTCGTTCAAATGCGACAGAATTATTTAAAAGCATCGCGGAGAAGCGTACTTTAACGATAAATGTAACACGTGTGTAACGTCGGTATTTCAGAATATGACGAAATTTCGAACCGAATGACGTTGACATATTGTAAGCTTGTATCGCAGTTGTAGGTTTTAAGTTGA
Above is a window of Bombus affinis isolate iyBomAffi1 chromosome 5, iyBomAffi1.2, whole genome shotgun sequence DNA encoding:
- the LOC126916790 gene encoding autophagy protein 5, producing MANDREVLREIWDGKIPVCFTLDSEEICELQGPDPFYLMVPRLSYFPLCTDKIRKHFIRHIQSDSKQEHEMWLEFNGIPLKWHYPIGVLLDIYSNDVELPWNIVVHFDRFPENVLMHCQNKEVVEAYFLSCVKEADVLKHRSQVVSSMQKKDHNQLWSGLLNDKFDQFWSVNRKLMEASNTEEGFKYIPFRCYISEDKYVQKLVKPVNEEGQRKTLRHLLNEVFPDNENVTVFTHGISPPLETPLQWMSEHMSYPDNFLHLVVTS
- the LOC126916795 gene encoding uncharacterized protein LOC126916795 encodes the protein MTERYVSPEVKAVVTKEEIHKRYQDAALIIFKEQQSKKELVNYLTFGTSRRTMEYSSYGNHPVIVRRPVGSLATRNDSTISSQISRIYRKPRDSCAIN